Proteins encoded by one window of Corythoichthys intestinalis isolate RoL2023-P3 chromosome 20, ASM3026506v1, whole genome shotgun sequence:
- the LOC130908630 gene encoding cerebellin-2-like, with protein sequence MVPARCPGLALLLLLGCTVALCLGQNDTEPIVLEGKCLVVCDSNPSSDGGVTSSLGISVRSAGAKVAFSAVRGTNHEPSEMSNTSMTIYFDQVLVNIGNHFDLKASVFQAPRRGIYSFSFHVVKVYNRQTIQVNLMQNDYPVISAFAGDQDVTREAASNGVLLMVEREDRVYLKLERGTLMGGWKYSTFSGFLVFPL encoded by the exons ATGGTGCCAGCACGCTGCCCGGGACTGGCCCTTCTTCTCCTCCTGGGGTGCACCGTGGCTTTGTGCCTCGGCCAGAACGACACGGAGCCCATCGTGCTGGAGGGGAAGTGTCTCGTCGTGTGTGATTCGAACCCTTCCTCGGACGGAGGCGTCACGTCCTCCCTCGGCATCTCGGTGCGCTCGGCCGGGGCGAAAGTGGCTTTTTCGGCCGTGCGTGGAACCAACCACGAGCCGTCTGAGATGAGCAACACCTCCATGACCATCTACTTTGACCAG GTTTTAGTGAACATCGGCAACCATTTCGACCTGAAAGCGAGTGTTTTCCAGGCTCCAAGAAGGGGGATTTACAGTTTCAGTTTCCATGTGGTAAAGGTCTACAACAGACAAACCATACAG GTAAACCTGATGCAAAATGATTACCCAGTCATATCAGCTTTTGCCGGGGACCAGGACGTGACAAGGGAGGCGGCTAGTAATGGAGTATTGCTGATGGTGGAGCGAGAGGACCGTGTCTATCTAAAGCTGGAGCGAGGCACCCTCATGGGCGGTTGGAAATATTCCACCTTCTCAGGCTTTCTGGTCTTTCCTCTATAA